Proteins from a single region of Halorubrum sp. 2020YC2:
- a CDS encoding halocyanin domain-containing protein: MKRRDFVRTAGGATAAVAASAGATGTAAAQEVQPDWPSGAADGNVGSYTDARGQDEVTISVGAGSDGLAFDPTLVWVDEGTTVVWEWTGNGGDHNVQTVDDGGPAALDSGNPVGEEGYTYEYETSGEDAGITHYHCVPHTAVGMHGGIAVGEDVATVEVGGGASTGWPEDIAKVGVPLHAHWVGISAILGIGMTFVFTFYMLKYGESAHTGHGGAR, from the coding sequence ATGAAAAGGCGGGACTTCGTGCGGACGGCCGGCGGCGCGACCGCCGCCGTCGCGGCCTCCGCCGGGGCGACCGGAACGGCGGCTGCACAGGAGGTACAGCCCGACTGGCCGAGCGGGGCGGCCGACGGGAACGTCGGGTCGTACACCGACGCCCGCGGCCAGGACGAGGTGACCATCTCGGTCGGCGCCGGCAGCGACGGCCTCGCGTTCGACCCGACCCTCGTGTGGGTCGACGAGGGGACGACCGTCGTCTGGGAGTGGACCGGAAACGGCGGGGACCACAACGTCCAGACGGTCGACGACGGCGGTCCGGCCGCCCTCGACAGCGGCAATCCCGTCGGAGAGGAGGGGTACACCTACGAGTACGAGACATCCGGCGAGGACGCCGGCATCACCCACTACCACTGCGTGCCTCACACCGCGGTCGGCATGCACGGCGGCATCGCCGTCGGTGAAGACGTCGCCACCGTCGAGGTCGGCGGCGGCGCTAGCACCGGGTGGCCAGAGGACATCGCGAAGGTGGGCGTCCCGCTCCACGCCCACTGGGTCGGCATCTCCGCGATCCTCGGCATCGGGATGACGTTCGTGTTCACGTTCTACATGCTCAAGTACGGCGAGTCGGCTCACACCGGTCACGGGGGTGCCAGATGA
- a CDS encoding cytochrome bc complex cytochrome b subunit, whose protein sequence is MSLKKQDDMDHNAWLKSQDLTTIETAFLTTLIWLDKRLRIVDYLELLETMYYRANLQMPKSHTEQYDLDNKFWYWYPLYSLGSLSIIAYLLAAVSGAMLGFYYAPSTAGAAAQGDPTAAYDSMVMIMKDVQFGFMLRSIHRWAAQFMVAAVFLHMLRVYFTGAYKEPREVNWILGVVLIALTLLFGFSGYVLPWKQLSFWAAQIGVELALATPIVGEWAAQLLFGGFTLGQATLVRMYILHVFVLPFVVTALIAVHVGIVWVQGIAEPH, encoded by the coding sequence ATGAGTCTGAAAAAACAAGACGACATGGACCACAACGCGTGGCTCAAGAGTCAGGACCTCACGACCATCGAGACGGCGTTCCTGACCACGCTCATCTGGCTGGACAAGCGGCTCCGCATCGTCGACTACCTCGAACTGCTGGAGACGATGTACTACCGCGCCAACCTCCAGATGCCGAAGAGCCACACCGAACAGTACGACCTCGACAACAAGTTCTGGTACTGGTACCCGCTGTACTCGCTCGGGTCCCTCTCGATCATCGCGTACCTGCTCGCGGCGGTGTCGGGCGCGATGCTCGGGTTCTACTACGCACCGTCGACCGCGGGGGCGGCGGCGCAGGGCGACCCCACCGCCGCGTACGACTCGATGGTGATGATCATGAAGGACGTCCAGTTCGGCTTCATGCTCCGCTCCATCCACCGCTGGGCGGCGCAGTTCATGGTGGCGGCGGTGTTCCTCCACATGCTGCGGGTCTACTTCACCGGAGCGTACAAGGAGCCGCGCGAGGTCAACTGGATCCTCGGCGTCGTGCTCATCGCCCTGACGCTACTGTTCGGCTTCTCCGGGTACGTCCTCCCGTGGAAGCAGCTGTCCTTCTGGGCGGCGCAGATCGGCGTCGAACTGGCCCTCGCGACCCCCATCGTGGGCGAGTGGGCGGCTCAGTTACTGTTCGGCGGCTTCACGCTCGGGCAGGCGACGCTCGTGAGAATGTACATCCTGCACGTGTTCGTGTTACCGTTCGTGGTCACCGCGCTCATCGCGGTCCACGTCGGCATCGTCTGGGTGCAGGGCATCGCGGAACCGCACTAA
- a CDS encoding cytochrome bc complex cytochrome b subunit produces MTDDTTPMTDGGTDDEARTDGGPPATVPPDDETPTWSERKERSQGLAQLTYQYFERSRREDEDLRAESTYVERDVLGFPTWPHETIRNLAITSFFIGVILLVSSILPSHFGDPANPGSTPAIILPDWYLYWSFGLLKLSPINPELAVLGGNIVMSNELYGLVAHGGIFGVITLVPFLNKGNARRPVEEPGWAALGVAGVILAFTLAVLAIQNFFPIQLDLLFSLVFMLPIAGGVITYAVLKTMREGYMYDLNRRYFMLRPPK; encoded by the coding sequence ATGACCGACGACACCACCCCCATGACCGACGGAGGCACCGACGACGAGGCGCGCACCGACGGCGGCCCGCCGGCGACGGTCCCGCCGGACGACGAGACGCCCACCTGGTCCGAGCGGAAGGAGCGCAGCCAGGGGCTCGCACAGCTCACCTACCAGTACTTCGAGCGCTCCCGCCGCGAGGACGAGGACCTGCGCGCGGAGTCGACGTACGTCGAGCGCGACGTGCTCGGCTTCCCGACGTGGCCCCACGAGACGATCCGCAACCTCGCGATCACGTCGTTTTTCATCGGAGTCATCCTGCTCGTGTCCTCGATCCTGCCGTCCCACTTCGGCGATCCGGCGAACCCCGGTTCCACGCCGGCGATCATCCTGCCCGACTGGTACCTCTACTGGTCGTTCGGCCTGCTGAAGCTCAGCCCGATCAACCCCGAGCTCGCCGTGCTGGGCGGCAACATCGTGATGTCCAACGAGCTGTACGGACTCGTCGCCCACGGGGGCATCTTCGGCGTCATCACGCTCGTTCCCTTCCTCAACAAGGGGAACGCGCGGCGCCCCGTCGAGGAACCGGGCTGGGCAGCGCTCGGCGTGGCCGGGGTCATCCTGGCGTTCACGCTGGCGGTGCTCGCTATCCAGAACTTCTTCCCGATCCAGCTCGATCTGCTGTTCTCGCTCGTGTTCATGCTCCCCATCGCGGGCGGGGTAATCACCTACGCGGTGTTGAAGACGATGCGCGAGGGGTACATGTACGACCTCAACCGTCGGTACTTCATGCTGCGGCCGCCGAAGTAA
- a CDS encoding NAD(+)/NADH kinase, translating into MSERTRSLAVLGDGEPAAAVRSAATAADARLTDRSEADGIVAVGDAALRDAMRAVADGDARPVPVLPVGGGRHAVEHDFATDRLGAVVDGLGGSAASFDGFSRVAHPVLAVDGAGVDRRRFAAADAAFVTAAPARISEYEIAFSDGESVSVRADGAVVATPLGSDGYAAAAGGPAVSPGGGLSVVPVAPFTTRPGRWVAPDGVRVTVEREEEPVALVVDGTRRGTVAPHRAVRVETAATVDLLAPTSE; encoded by the coding sequence ATGAGCGAGCGGACGCGTAGCCTCGCGGTTCTCGGCGACGGCGAGCCGGCGGCGGCGGTGCGATCGGCGGCGACAGCCGCGGACGCCCGCCTCACCGACCGCTCAGAGGCGGACGGGATCGTCGCCGTCGGGGACGCCGCGCTGCGGGACGCGATGCGCGCGGTCGCGGACGGGGACGCGCGTCCGGTGCCGGTCCTCCCGGTCGGCGGCGGCCGTCACGCGGTCGAACACGACTTCGCGACCGACCGGCTCGGCGCCGTCGTCGACGGTCTCGGCGGGTCTGCGGCGTCGTTCGACGGGTTCTCGCGCGTCGCGCATCCGGTCCTCGCGGTCGACGGAGCGGGGGTCGACCGGCGCCGGTTCGCGGCCGCGGACGCCGCGTTCGTAACGGCGGCGCCCGCCCGGATCTCGGAGTACGAGATCGCGTTCTCCGACGGCGAGTCGGTCTCGGTGCGCGCCGACGGCGCCGTGGTCGCGACGCCGCTCGGGAGCGACGGCTACGCGGCCGCGGCCGGCGGGCCGGCGGTGTCGCCCGGCGGCGGCCTCTCGGTCGTCCCCGTCGCGCCGTTCACGACCCGGCCCGGCAGGTGGGTCGCGCCGGACGGGGTCCGCGTTACCGTCGAGCGCGAGGAGGAACCGGTGGCGCTGGTCGTCGACGGGACGCGGCGGGGGACCGTTGCGCCACACCGCGCGGTCCGCGTCGAGACCGCGGCGACGGTCGACCTCCTCGCGCCGACGTCGGAGTGA
- a CDS encoding M28 family peptidase, whose protein sequence is MTQWIGETFTSDTGWNHLLDLVDVGDRMAGSAGEREALELTRDAFDDAGAQNATIAEFEIQGWERGDSAVRDAATEEPLAVGPNACIALPRSPSGEVTGEFVDLGYGVPEDFEADLDGKVVMVSSDTPDSVDRFLHRREKYYRAVDAGAAAFVFANHVEGTLPPTGSVGTADAPIGEVPAVGVSRETGARLSRRNEGDEVTVAVDCETPTATSGNAVAELGPDTDEHLLVSSHVDAHDLAEGAMDNGAGTATIVEVARALATREDELGIKVRFAAFGAEEVGLVGSSTAAEAADREAVRAVVNVDSNVYGRTLRLDHHGFDALAAAAERVSDKFGHPVSTGGKLVPHSDHWPFVKRGIPGYMVSGETEGRGRGWGHTHADTLDKLESRNLREQAILLTELVVYLAEADASIPRGDTDEIAAALEAEGKATGMKLTGDWTFGTEADGE, encoded by the coding sequence ATGACACAGTGGATCGGTGAGACGTTCACGAGCGACACGGGCTGGAACCACCTCCTCGACCTCGTCGACGTCGGCGATCGGATGGCCGGCTCGGCGGGCGAGCGCGAGGCCCTAGAGCTGACCCGCGACGCGTTCGACGACGCCGGCGCGCAGAACGCGACGATAGCGGAGTTCGAGATTCAGGGCTGGGAGCGGGGCGACAGCGCGGTCCGAGACGCCGCGACCGAGGAGCCGCTCGCGGTCGGTCCGAACGCCTGTATCGCGCTGCCGCGGAGCCCGAGCGGCGAGGTGACCGGGGAGTTCGTCGACCTCGGCTACGGGGTCCCGGAGGACTTCGAGGCCGACCTCGACGGCAAGGTCGTGATGGTCTCGTCGGACACGCCGGACTCGGTCGACCGGTTCCTCCACCGCCGCGAGAAGTACTACCGCGCGGTCGACGCCGGCGCCGCGGCGTTCGTCTTCGCGAACCACGTCGAGGGGACGCTCCCGCCGACCGGTAGCGTCGGGACCGCGGACGCCCCGATCGGGGAGGTTCCGGCGGTGGGCGTCTCGAGGGAGACCGGCGCCCGGCTCTCGCGGCGTAACGAGGGCGACGAGGTGACCGTCGCGGTCGACTGCGAGACGCCCACGGCGACGAGCGGGAACGCCGTCGCAGAACTGGGGCCCGACACCGACGAGCACCTGCTCGTCTCCTCGCACGTCGACGCCCACGACCTCGCGGAGGGCGCGATGGACAACGGCGCGGGGACGGCTACCATCGTCGAGGTCGCGCGGGCGCTCGCGACGCGCGAGGACGAACTCGGTATCAAGGTGCGGTTCGCCGCGTTCGGCGCCGAGGAGGTCGGGCTCGTCGGCTCCTCGACGGCCGCGGAGGCGGCCGACCGGGAAGCCGTCCGCGCCGTCGTCAACGTCGACAGCAACGTGTACGGCCGGACGCTCCGGCTCGATCACCACGGCTTCGACGCGCTCGCGGCGGCCGCCGAGCGCGTGAGCGATAAGTTCGGCCACCCGGTTTCGACCGGCGGGAAGCTGGTGCCCCACAGCGACCACTGGCCGTTCGTGAAGCGGGGCATTCCGGGGTACATGGTCTCGGGAGAGACCGAGGGGCGCGGCCGCGGCTGGGGACACACTCACGCCGACACGCTGGACAAGCTGGAGTCGCGGAACCTCAGGGAGCAGGCGATCCTCCTGACCGAACTGGTCGTCTACCTCGCCGAGGCGGACGCGTCGATCCCCCGCGGCGACACCGACGAGATCGCCGCGGCGCTCGAAGCCGAGGGGAAGGCGACGGGGATGAAGCTCACCGGCGACTGGACGTTCGGAACCGAAGCGGACGGCGAGTAG
- a CDS encoding DUF420 domain-containing protein: MSTASARDRAKEHPGAITLLLTVVGYGAVGGVFLVPEFQALFPTLTQGTVDLLADAIAAVNTVTVITLSLGWYWIRNDEVKKHAAAMTTSFGLILLFLAMYLPKVAGGGTKEFVLDSAYAWVPLWDWVYPAYLVMLAIHIVLSVVSVPVVLYAIVLGLTHTERELRNETPHRRVGRIAASAWILSLVLGVVTYLLLNHLYDSTFAAAEAATALLPAVPV; encoded by the coding sequence ATGTCCACCGCCAGCGCTCGCGACAGGGCGAAAGAACATCCCGGCGCGATAACCCTCCTCCTCACCGTCGTCGGTTACGGCGCCGTCGGCGGGGTGTTCCTCGTGCCCGAGTTCCAGGCGCTGTTCCCAACGCTCACGCAGGGGACCGTCGACCTGCTCGCAGACGCCATCGCCGCCGTCAACACGGTCACCGTGATCACACTCTCGCTCGGGTGGTACTGGATCCGCAACGACGAGGTGAAGAAACACGCCGCGGCGATGACGACGTCGTTCGGTCTCATCCTCCTGTTCCTCGCGATGTACCTCCCGAAGGTCGCCGGCGGCGGCACCAAGGAGTTCGTGCTTGACTCGGCGTACGCGTGGGTCCCACTGTGGGACTGGGTGTACCCCGCGTACCTGGTCATGCTCGCGATCCATATCGTCCTCTCCGTGGTTTCGGTCCCCGTCGTCCTCTACGCAATCGTCCTCGGGCTCACGCACACGGAGCGGGAGCTCCGGAACGAGACGCCCCACCGGCGCGTCGGGCGGATCGCGGCGAGCGCGTGGATCCTCTCGCTCGTCCTCGGGGTCGTCACCTACCTCCTCTTGAACCACCTGTACGACTCGACGTTCGCGGCCGCCGAGGCCGCGACGGCCCTCCTGCCGGCCGTTCCGGTCTGA
- a CDS encoding NAD(P)-dependent glycerol-1-phosphate dehydrogenase translates to MFEKTTWIKLPRNVLVGHDVVDDLGEAVGDLYLTGRPLIVTSPTPNEIAGDRVRAQFDDPATAVVEDASFDAVEKLTETAEAVDPGYLIALGGGKPIDIAKMAADHLDVGFVSVPTVASHDGIVSGRSSIPEGDTRHSVAADPPLAVVADTTLIADAPWRLTTAGCADIISNYTAVKDWRLARRLRNVEYSEYAGALSEMTAELLVENADMIRPGLEESAWVVVKALVSSGVAMSIAGSSRPASGAEHLISHQLDRIAPGKALHGHQVGVASIMTEYLHSGENGRWSAIRDALAELDAPTTASELGIDDAELLAALTSAHEIRDRYTILQGGINEEAAVEVATATGVIDR, encoded by the coding sequence ATGTTCGAGAAGACGACGTGGATCAAGCTCCCGCGGAACGTCCTCGTGGGACACGACGTGGTCGACGACCTCGGGGAGGCGGTCGGGGACCTCTACCTGACGGGGCGGCCGCTGATCGTGACCAGCCCCACGCCGAACGAGATCGCCGGCGACCGCGTCCGGGCGCAGTTCGACGACCCCGCGACCGCCGTCGTCGAGGACGCCTCCTTCGATGCGGTCGAGAAGCTCACGGAGACCGCCGAGGCGGTCGACCCCGGCTACCTGATCGCCCTCGGCGGCGGGAAGCCGATCGACATCGCGAAGATGGCCGCCGACCACCTCGACGTCGGGTTCGTCTCCGTTCCGACGGTCGCCTCCCACGACGGCATCGTCTCCGGGCGCTCCTCGATCCCCGAGGGCGACACGCGTCACTCGGTCGCGGCCGACCCGCCGCTCGCGGTCGTCGCGGACACGACGCTGATCGCGGACGCGCCGTGGCGGCTCACCACCGCGGGCTGTGCGGACATCATCTCGAACTACACCGCGGTGAAAGACTGGCGGCTCGCGCGCCGCCTGCGCAACGTCGAGTACAGCGAGTACGCGGGCGCGCTCTCGGAGATGACGGCGGAGCTGCTCGTCGAGAACGCCGACATGATCCGGCCCGGCTTAGAGGAGTCGGCGTGGGTCGTCGTGAAGGCGCTCGTCTCCTCCGGCGTCGCGATGTCGATCGCCGGCTCCTCCCGGCCCGCGTCCGGCGCGGAACACCTCATCTCCCACCAGCTCGACCGGATCGCTCCGGGGAAGGCGCTCCACGGCCACCAGGTGGGCGTCGCGTCGATCATGACCGAGTACCTCCACAGCGGCGAGAACGGGCGGTGGAGCGCCATCCGCGACGCGCTCGCGGAGCTTGACGCCCCGACGACCGCGAGCGAGCTCGGGATCGACGACGCGGAGCTGCTCGCCGCACTAACGAGCGCCCACGAGATCCGCGACCGCTACACAATCCTCCAGGGCGGGATCAACGAGGAGGCGGCGGTCGAGGTCGCGACCGCGACCGGGGTCATCGACCGGTAG
- a CDS encoding LysE family translocator, with amino-acid sequence MSTLVTLGAGVVFGLALAAPPGPMNAVIAEESVLRGRLAGFRAGLGAATADAIFFVLAYVGVVAVVESFPLLQGVMVAVGGVLMLYFAVGAARGARESFRPTSGEEPIAAEGKGFRKALVLALTNPYQVLFWLTIGVGLLRPGRLDVLSRLPVVGADLAGTLVVATGSPALIGGFFLGVLTWIVGFPTGLVAAERRIETFAPLVAVGSAVVLAGFGVYFLYDAATTLAALGA; translated from the coding sequence GTGAGTACCCTCGTCACGCTCGGTGCGGGCGTCGTCTTCGGCCTGGCGCTCGCGGCGCCGCCGGGTCCGATGAACGCGGTGATCGCGGAGGAGTCCGTCCTTCGCGGTCGCCTCGCCGGCTTCCGGGCTGGGCTCGGCGCCGCGACCGCCGACGCGATCTTCTTCGTCCTCGCGTACGTCGGCGTCGTCGCGGTCGTGGAGTCGTTCCCGCTGTTACAGGGCGTCATGGTCGCTGTCGGCGGCGTCCTCATGCTGTACTTCGCCGTCGGCGCGGCCCGGGGAGCCAGAGAGTCCTTCCGCCCGACCTCGGGCGAGGAGCCGATCGCCGCGGAGGGGAAGGGGTTCCGCAAGGCGCTGGTGCTCGCCTTAACGAACCCGTATCAGGTGCTGTTCTGGCTGACGATCGGCGTCGGCCTGCTTCGGCCTGGCCGACTCGACGTGCTCTCCCGACTGCCCGTCGTCGGCGCCGACCTCGCCGGGACGCTCGTGGTCGCCACCGGCTCGCCGGCGCTCATCGGCGGGTTCTTCCTCGGCGTGCTGACGTGGATCGTGGGGTTCCCCACAGGGCTCGTCGCCGCCGAGCGCCGGATCGAGACGTTCGCGCCGCTCGTCGCCGTCGGCTCCGCGGTCGTGCTCGCCGGCTTCGGGGTCTACTTCCTCTACGACGCGGCGACGACGCTGGCGGCGCTCGGCGCGTAG
- a CDS encoding DUF2103 domain-containing protein → MNCRRCGTPIKKPGDYCLTCNTANADAVVVEFEADRARLTMLDEDEVVGRTTVTTRPESDEQLTEIQLRNFAGRVADEIRRKRPDTVYAAGKREPLRETRAQVHHEFYRVPDGGGRDGGGATADGERDEGVSPVVAWVLERRGDRSLAVVETPPREKIGGSHSTLIGDRKGRKAVQTVAEHPHVKKIVPGPIDAGGTGSRTGLRAKATRAGTNGNVRLLLRDGSSVQENRIVTTAMDRETGERVREDLNEALREAELQDP, encoded by the coding sequence ATGAACTGTCGGCGGTGTGGCACCCCGATCAAGAAGCCGGGGGACTACTGTCTGACCTGTAACACCGCCAACGCGGACGCGGTCGTGGTCGAGTTCGAGGCGGACCGCGCACGGCTCACGATGCTCGACGAGGACGAGGTCGTCGGCCGGACGACCGTGACGACCCGTCCGGAGAGCGACGAACAGCTGACCGAGATTCAGCTCCGGAACTTCGCCGGCCGCGTCGCGGACGAGATCCGGCGGAAGCGCCCCGACACCGTCTACGCCGCCGGGAAGCGCGAGCCCCTCCGCGAGACGCGCGCGCAGGTCCACCACGAGTTCTACCGCGTTCCCGACGGCGGCGGACGCGACGGCGGCGGGGCGACAGCGGACGGCGAGCGCGACGAGGGCGTGAGCCCGGTCGTCGCGTGGGTCTTAGAGCGCCGGGGCGACCGGTCGCTGGCGGTCGTCGAGACGCCGCCCCGCGAGAAGATCGGTGGGTCGCACTCCACCCTCATCGGGGACCGGAAGGGGCGGAAGGCCGTTCAGACGGTGGCGGAACACCCGCACGTCAAGAAGATCGTCCCCGGCCCTATCGACGCCGGCGGAACGGGGTCGCGGACCGGCCTCCGCGCGAAGGCGACGCGCGCGGGGACGAACGGGAACGTCCGGCTCCTCTTACGCGACGGCTCAAGCGTCCAAGAGAACCGGATCGTCACCACGGCGATGGACCGCGAGACCGGCGAGCGGGTCCGCGAGGACCTCAACGAGGCGCTCCGCGAGGCGGAGCTTCAGGATCCGTAG
- a CDS encoding TRC40/GET3/ArsA family transport-energizing ATPase, with the protein MDDIDVEPVDRVDEPEDEGPVEPADGDESLTVDDDLADLPAGVDAPDYVLYGGKGGVGKTTMAAATGLASAAGGVRTLVVSTDPAHSLSDTYETEIPAEPSRIREEIPLYAAEIDPDAAMEEGMFGADADPLGGLGEMGDAMGGMGGEGPMGGAGGGAGAAGEDGEGLGGLLGGTMPGADEAAAMRQLLEYLDDPRFDRVVVDTAPTGHTLRLLQLPEIMDSMLGRVMKLRQRFSGMMDGIKGMFGGGDDDPDPSADLEELRERIERLRAVLRDPAKTDFRAVMIPEEMSVVESERLVARLDEFGIPVNTLVVNRVMEGVGDVTGGDGPSIDPDWVVEPNPDTCEFCARRWEVQQNALREATDLFRGRDVKRVPLLANEVRGEAALRVVAACLA; encoded by the coding sequence ATGGACGACATCGACGTCGAACCCGTCGACCGGGTCGACGAGCCCGAAGACGAAGGTCCCGTTGAGCCGGCCGACGGCGACGAATCCCTCACCGTCGACGACGACCTCGCCGACCTCCCGGCGGGCGTCGACGCGCCCGACTACGTGCTGTACGGCGGGAAAGGCGGCGTCGGGAAGACGACGATGGCGGCCGCGACGGGGCTCGCCTCGGCCGCGGGCGGCGTCCGGACGCTCGTCGTCTCCACCGACCCCGCGCACTCGCTGTCGGACACCTACGAGACGGAGATCCCCGCCGAGCCGTCGCGCATCCGCGAGGAGATACCCCTGTACGCCGCCGAGATCGACCCCGACGCCGCGATGGAGGAGGGGATGTTCGGCGCCGACGCCGACCCCCTCGGCGGGCTGGGCGAGATGGGCGACGCGATGGGCGGGATGGGCGGCGAGGGGCCGATGGGCGGCGCGGGCGGCGGCGCCGGAGCGGCGGGCGAGGACGGCGAGGGGCTCGGCGGCCTCCTCGGCGGCACGATGCCCGGCGCCGACGAGGCCGCGGCGATGCGCCAACTGCTGGAGTACCTCGACGACCCGCGGTTCGACCGCGTCGTCGTCGACACCGCGCCGACCGGGCACACCCTCCGGCTGCTCCAGCTACCCGAGATCATGGACTCGATGCTCGGCCGCGTGATGAAGCTCCGCCAGCGCTTCTCCGGGATGATGGACGGGATCAAGGGGATGTTCGGCGGGGGCGACGACGATCCCGACCCGTCGGCCGACCTCGAGGAACTCCGCGAGCGCATCGAGCGCCTGCGGGCCGTGCTCCGCGACCCCGCGAAGACGGACTTCCGCGCCGTGATGATCCCCGAGGAGATGAGCGTCGTCGAGTCCGAGCGGCTCGTCGCGCGCCTCGATGAGTTCGGCATTCCGGTGAACACGCTCGTCGTCAACCGGGTGATGGAGGGCGTCGGCGACGTGACCGGCGGGGACGGACCGAGCATCGACCCCGACTGGGTGGTCGAGCCGAACCCGGACACCTGCGAGTTCTGCGCGCGCCGCTGGGAGGTCCAGCAGAACGCGCTCCGCGAGGCGACGGACCTGTTCCGCGGCCGCGACGTGAAGCGCGTGCCACTCCTCGCGAACGAGGTGCGGGGCGAGGCCGCGCTGCGGGTCGTGGCGGCCTGTCTGGCGTAG
- the aroA gene encoding 3-phosphoshikimate 1-carboxyvinyltransferase: MDVHVTRSDLRGTARAPPSKSYTHRALLAAGYSDGATVESPLISADTRATARAVAAFGGSVAPAGTDASTGGAESDLAGADALAVDGFGGRPAVPDDVIDCANSGTTMRLVTAAAALADGATVLTGDGSLRSRPQGPLLDALADLGVRAESTRSNGQAPLVVAGPLAGGEVAIPGDVSSQYVTALLMAGAVTDEGVEIDLTTDLKSAPYVDITLELLADFGVEATPVDGAGDPLDGAAGAAGFTVPGGQTYEPAGGSYAVPGDFSSISYLLGAGAVAAAPDEAVRIEGARPSAQGDAAIVEIVEEMGAPVDWDREAGEIAVERADLSGVTVDVGDTPDLLPTIAALGAVADGETRIENCEHVRYKETDRVAAMAEELEKMGAETTEERDVLTIHGGESDLRGATVDGRHDHRIVMALSVAALAAEGTTTVRGAEHVDVSFPGFFGTMADLGMTVDRD, encoded by the coding sequence ATGGACGTCCACGTCACGCGCTCAGACCTCCGAGGGACCGCGCGCGCCCCGCCGTCGAAGAGCTACACCCACCGCGCGCTGCTCGCGGCCGGCTACAGCGACGGCGCGACCGTCGAGTCGCCGCTAATCTCCGCCGACACGCGAGCCACCGCCCGCGCCGTCGCCGCGTTCGGCGGCTCGGTCGCGCCCGCGGGCACCGACGCGTCGACCGGCGGCGCCGAGTCCGACCTCGCCGGCGCCGACGCGCTCGCGGTCGACGGGTTCGGCGGCCGCCCCGCAGTCCCCGACGACGTGATCGACTGCGCGAACTCGGGGACGACGATGCGGCTCGTCACCGCCGCGGCCGCGCTCGCGGACGGCGCCACCGTCCTCACTGGCGACGGCTCGCTGCGCTCGCGTCCGCAGGGACCGCTCCTCGACGCGCTGGCCGACCTCGGGGTCCGCGCGGAGTCGACCCGGTCGAACGGGCAGGCCCCGCTCGTCGTCGCCGGCCCGCTCGCGGGCGGCGAGGTCGCCATCCCGGGCGACGTCTCCTCGCAGTACGTCACCGCGCTGCTGATGGCCGGCGCGGTGACCGACGAGGGGGTCGAAATCGACCTCACGACCGACCTCAAGTCGGCGCCGTACGTCGACATCACGCTCGAACTGCTCGCCGACTTCGGCGTCGAGGCGACCCCGGTCGACGGGGCCGGCGACCCCCTCGACGGCGCCGCGGGCGCCGCGGGATTCACCGTCCCGGGCGGACAGACGTACGAGCCCGCGGGCGGCAGCTACGCCGTGCCGGGCGACTTCTCGTCCATCTCGTACCTGCTCGGCGCGGGCGCGGTCGCGGCCGCGCCCGACGAGGCGGTTCGGATCGAGGGCGCGCGGCCGAGCGCGCAGGGCGACGCCGCCATCGTCGAAATCGTCGAGGAGATGGGCGCGCCCGTCGACTGGGACCGCGAGGCCGGCGAGATTGCCGTCGAGCGCGCCGACCTCTCCGGCGTCACCGTCGACGTGGGGGACACCCCCGACCTCCTCCCCACTATCGCCGCGCTCGGCGCGGTCGCGGACGGGGAGACCCGGATCGAGAACTGCGAGCACGTCCGGTACAAGGAGACCGACCGCGTCGCCGCGATGGCCGAGGAACTCGAAAAGATGGGGGCAGAGACGACCGAGGAACGGGACGTCCTCACGATCCACGGCGGCGAGAGCGACCTCCGCGGCGCGACCGTCGACGGCCGCCACGACCACCGGATCGTGATGGCGCTGTCCGTCGCTGCGCTCGCCGCCGAGGGGACGACGACCGTCCGCGGCGCCGAACACGTCGACGTCTCCTTCCCCGGCTTCTTCGGGACCATGGCCGACCTCGGGATGACCGTCGATCGCGACTGA